In one Alphaproteobacteria bacterium genomic region, the following are encoded:
- a CDS encoding alkaline phosphatase family protein, producing MSGSVSRSSRPGSKAGRPPVIAIGLDSGDIDLCTRWMADGRMPNLARLRDRGRTLLLQNAPTNMAETSWTNFAAGAPPEDTGYWSQLRLQAGSYRMAEVGSYPFEEYPPFYALGPDFRVATIDIPQTRLRGDINGVQLLAYGAHSAYAKPSSVPSELLAQVTERYGPHPTFDRDKARMWRKGSMAKLAEGLKQGSARRAAICADMLREQPWDLFLVVFSETHSGGHYLMHLGSPEHPLHATFGSLFGGADPLAEVATAVDDGIGRIVAAAPDDATFVVFSPEGMVPNNTDVGSMLFLPELLYRWNFPGKMAIRGAPHGDNRPPEPPITHPYSFGWARKVWTLKHDPNPLRRTLRRLLPVEFGRIMERVLGTPEGVGFINDYDPWFQPGMWYSDHWPKMKAFALPSYSDGYVRINLKGREPNGIVEPRDYDRVCDELAGEIMALRDSRTGEAVVLDVVRTGADSRAPKASDADLVVKWTPKPADCVTTGSFGRIGPVPLSRSGGHNSIGFAIAAGPAIDARGIADHGRLIDLAPTMLDLLGAPIPARLPGRSLVGTPQSLQAAE from the coding sequence ATGTCCGGTTCCGTTTCGCGCAGCAGCCGCCCCGGCAGCAAGGCCGGGCGGCCGCCCGTCATCGCCATCGGCCTCGATTCCGGCGACATCGACCTGTGCACCCGCTGGATGGCGGACGGACGGATGCCGAATCTCGCCCGCCTGCGCGACCGCGGCCGCACGCTGCTGCTGCAGAACGCGCCGACCAACATGGCCGAGACCAGCTGGACCAACTTCGCCGCCGGCGCGCCGCCGGAGGACACCGGCTACTGGTCGCAGCTGCGCCTGCAGGCCGGCAGCTACCGCATGGCCGAGGTCGGCAGCTATCCGTTCGAGGAATATCCGCCGTTCTATGCCTTGGGCCCCGATTTCCGGGTCGCGACCATCGACATCCCGCAGACCCGCCTGCGCGGCGACATCAACGGCGTGCAGCTGCTCGCCTACGGCGCCCACTCGGCCTATGCCAAGCCGTCGTCGGTGCCGTCCGAACTGCTGGCGCAGGTGACCGAGCGCTACGGCCCGCACCCGACGTTCGACCGCGACAAGGCGCGGATGTGGCGCAAGGGCTCGATGGCGAAGCTGGCCGAGGGCCTGAAGCAGGGTAGCGCGCGGCGCGCGGCGATCTGTGCCGATATGCTGCGCGAGCAGCCGTGGGACCTGTTCCTGGTGGTCTTTTCCGAGACCCACTCCGGCGGCCACTACCTGATGCACCTCGGCTCGCCGGAGCATCCGCTGCATGCCACTTTCGGCAGCCTGTTCGGCGGGGCCGACCCGCTGGCCGAGGTGGCGACCGCTGTCGACGACGGCATCGGCCGGATCGTGGCGGCGGCGCCGGACGACGCGACCTTCGTCGTGTTCTCGCCCGAGGGCATGGTGCCCAACAACACCGACGTCGGCTCGATGCTGTTCCTGCCGGAACTGCTCTACCGCTGGAACTTCCCGGGCAAGATGGCGATCCGGGGCGCGCCGCACGGCGACAACCGCCCGCCGGAGCCGCCGATCACCCACCCCTACAGCTTCGGCTGGGCCCGCAAGGTCTGGACCCTGAAGCACGATCCCAATCCGCTGCGCCGCACGCTGCGCCGGCTGCTGCCGGTGGAGTTCGGCCGGATCATGGAGCGGGTGCTCGGCACGCCGGAAGGCGTCGGCTTCATCAACGACTACGACCCCTGGTTCCAGCCCGGCATGTGGTACAGCGACCATTGGCCGAAGATGAAGGCCTTCGCCCTGCCGTCCTATTCTGACGGCTATGTGCGCATCAACCTGAAGGGCCGCGAGCCCAACGGCATCGTCGAGCCGCGCGACTATGACCGCGTATGCGACGAACTGGCCGGCGAGATCATGGCCCTGCGCGATTCGCGCACCGGCGAGGCCGTAGTGCTGGACGTGGTCCGCACCGGCGCCGACAGCCGGGCGCCGAAGGCCTCGGACGCGGACCTGGTGGTCAAGTGGACCCCGAAACCGGCCGACTGCGTGACCACGGGCTCGTTCGGCCGGATCGGGCCGGTGCCGCTGTCGCGCTCCGGCGGCCACAACTCCATCGGATTTGCGATCGCCGCCGGGCCGGCGATCGACGCCCGCGGCATCGCCGACCACGGCCGGCTGATCGACCTCGCCCCGACCATGCTCGACCTGCTCGGGGCGCCGATACCGGCACGCCTGCCCGGCCGTTCGCTGGTCGGGACGCCGCAGTCGCTGCAGGCGGCGGAATAG